The following proteins are co-located in the uncultured Draconibacterium sp. genome:
- a CDS encoding thymidine kinase — protein sequence MFIERDVNGHKKVGTIEVVAGSMFSGKTEELIRRLKRAKIAKQKVEIYKPAVDVRYSEHEVVSHDQSSIRSTPVENSANILLLSGDVDVIGIDEAQFFDKGLVDVVIKLANMGIRVIIAGLDMDFKGAPFGPIPGLMAVADYVTKVHAICVRCGSIAQFSHRLSAKEQVVLLGEKDIYEPLCRSCYNKVKSQ from the coding sequence ATGTTTATTGAAAGAGATGTAAACGGCCATAAAAAAGTTGGCACCATTGAAGTGGTTGCCGGATCGATGTTTTCGGGAAAAACAGAGGAGCTTATCAGGAGGCTGAAACGGGCAAAGATTGCAAAGCAAAAGGTTGAAATTTACAAACCTGCTGTTGACGTGCGTTACTCTGAACACGAAGTTGTTTCACACGATCAGAGTTCGATTCGCTCTACCCCGGTTGAAAACTCGGCAAACATTCTTTTACTTTCGGGCGATGTGGATGTAATTGGCATCGACGAAGCGCAATTTTTCGACAAAGGATTGGTAGATGTGGTTATTAAACTGGCCAACATGGGAATTCGGGTAATTATTGCCGGATTAGACATGGATTTTAAAGGTGCACCGTTCGGACCAATACCCGGATTAATGGCCGTTGCCGATTATGTTACGAAAGTACATGCCATTTGTGTGCGGTGTGGAAGTATTGCACAGTTTTCGCATCGTTTATCAGCAAAAGAACAAGTGGTTTTATTGGGAGAAAAAGACATATACGAACCCTTGTGCCGCAGTTGTTACAACAAAGTTAAGTCGCAATAA
- a CDS encoding bifunctional UDP-N-acetylmuramoyl-tripeptide:D-alanyl-D-alanine ligase/alanine racemase, whose translation MQILSLSELTRIIEGQLFESASNYQFSISKVVTDSRTFFKSNKPVFIALIGPTNNGHKYIPQLQEKGMKIFIVSDKSAVNKNATFILVDDTKKALQKLAAHNRNLFDFPVIGITGSNGKTIIKEWLYDILSAEYKIVRSPKSYNSQIGVPLSVLLMNDENNLGIFEAGISEPGEMQNLERIISPTIGILTNIGDAHQENFRSTPEKLEEKLRLFENCECLVFRTDTEYIAKHTTDFCDKHSIQKISWTLENRDAHIRFSSETKMRSTILEASVNDQKMEFEIPFTDASAIENACHCFACLVALHKNPNTFAGKFEQLQPVAMRLEIKQGINNCVLINDYYNSDLNSLTIALSVLKQQAAQEHLQKQVILSDIQQTGLEKNILYKKVNELLLEWGIDKITGVGPDITKNKNEFTIAADFYHSRPDFEQRFKRSEFNSSVILIKGARQFEFEKISGLLQQKAHQTVLEINLNALINNLTAFRNLLQPTTKIMVMVKAFSYGSGDVEIARLLQYQNVDYLAVAVADEGVQLRNAGISLPIVVMNPEQDSYQNIIDYQLQPNIYSFGLLQSFTNAVSENGLQNYPVHLKIDTGMNRLGLKTDNEIRQIIGILKASNQLKIQSVFSHLVGSDDPALDAFTQSQFTRFEECVALITTSFDYKIERHILNSAGIERFANKQFDMVRLGIGLYGISQTGMPLENIGTLKSTISQVKEVSPNETVGYNRKGKVNAKSKIAIVPVGYADGLDRKLGNRNGFAFVNEKLVPIIGNICMDMLMLDISGVETKPGDVVEFFGPHISITKLAEQVGTIPYEILTGISQRVKRIYVQE comes from the coding sequence ATGCAAATTTTATCACTTTCAGAACTTACCCGAATTATTGAAGGTCAACTTTTTGAGTCGGCCAGCAATTATCAGTTTTCAATTTCGAAAGTGGTAACCGACAGCCGAACCTTTTTTAAAAGTAACAAGCCTGTTTTTATTGCTCTGATTGGCCCCACAAACAACGGGCACAAATACATTCCGCAACTGCAGGAAAAAGGAATGAAGATTTTTATAGTGTCTGACAAAAGTGCTGTAAACAAAAACGCCACATTTATTCTGGTTGACGACACAAAAAAAGCACTTCAGAAACTGGCAGCACACAATCGGAATTTATTCGATTTTCCGGTAATCGGCATAACCGGCAGCAACGGAAAGACCATAATCAAGGAGTGGTTGTACGATATATTATCGGCCGAATACAAAATTGTTCGCAGTCCCAAAAGTTACAACTCGCAGATTGGAGTTCCTTTGTCGGTTTTATTGATGAACGATGAAAATAACCTGGGAATATTTGAAGCCGGGATTTCAGAACCCGGAGAGATGCAAAATCTGGAAAGGATAATTTCGCCAACCATTGGAATTTTAACAAACATTGGCGATGCACACCAGGAAAATTTTCGTTCAACACCTGAAAAGTTGGAGGAAAAATTACGTTTATTTGAGAACTGCGAATGTTTGGTATTCAGAACCGATACAGAATATATTGCAAAACATACCACTGATTTTTGTGATAAACATTCCATACAAAAAATTAGCTGGACACTTGAAAACAGAGATGCGCACATTCGTTTTTCGAGCGAAACCAAAATGCGATCCACAATTCTGGAAGCAAGTGTAAATGACCAGAAAATGGAATTTGAAATTCCGTTTACCGACGCATCTGCGATTGAAAACGCCTGTCATTGTTTTGCGTGCCTCGTTGCACTGCATAAAAATCCGAACACTTTTGCAGGCAAATTTGAGCAACTTCAACCGGTTGCCATGCGGCTCGAAATTAAACAGGGCATTAACAATTGTGTGCTTATAAACGATTATTACAACTCCGATTTAAATTCGCTTACCATCGCTCTTTCGGTTCTAAAACAACAGGCGGCGCAGGAACATCTACAAAAACAGGTTATTTTATCCGACATTCAACAAACCGGACTGGAAAAGAATATTTTGTACAAAAAAGTAAATGAGCTACTGCTTGAATGGGGAATCGACAAAATAACAGGAGTTGGGCCGGATATTACAAAGAACAAAAATGAATTTACAATAGCGGCAGATTTTTATCACAGCCGTCCCGATTTTGAACAACGCTTTAAACGAAGCGAATTCAATTCTTCGGTAATTTTGATAAAAGGGGCACGTCAATTTGAATTCGAAAAGATTTCAGGATTGCTTCAGCAAAAAGCACATCAAACGGTTTTGGAAATAAATCTGAATGCTTTGATCAACAACCTCACTGCCTTTCGGAACCTGCTTCAACCCACCACCAAAATAATGGTAATGGTAAAAGCTTTTTCGTATGGCAGCGGCGATGTTGAAATTGCACGTTTACTGCAATACCAGAATGTTGATTATTTGGCTGTTGCTGTTGCCGACGAAGGTGTTCAGCTGCGCAATGCAGGCATTTCGCTGCCCATTGTTGTGATGAATCCGGAACAGGACAGTTACCAAAATATTATTGATTACCAGCTACAGCCCAATATTTACAGCTTTGGTTTGTTGCAGAGTTTTACAAATGCTGTTTCTGAAAATGGCCTGCAAAATTATCCCGTTCATTTAAAAATTGACACAGGAATGAATCGTTTGGGATTAAAAACCGATAATGAAATCCGGCAAATCATCGGCATTTTGAAAGCTTCAAATCAGTTAAAAATTCAATCGGTATTCTCGCACCTTGTTGGTAGCGACGATCCTGCTCTTGATGCATTTACCCAAAGTCAGTTCACCCGCTTTGAAGAATGTGTGGCACTTATAACAACATCTTTTGACTATAAAATTGAACGTCATATTCTGAACTCTGCCGGAATTGAACGGTTTGCAAACAAACAATTCGACATGGTACGTTTGGGCATTGGATTGTATGGTATTTCTCAAACCGGAATGCCGCTGGAAAATATTGGCACCTTAAAAAGCACCATTTCGCAGGTAAAGGAAGTCAGCCCAAACGAAACAGTTGGTTACAACCGAAAGGGAAAAGTGAATGCAAAAAGTAAAATTGCCATAGTTCCGGTGGGTTATGCCGACGGACTTGACAGAAAACTTGGCAACAGAAATGGTTTTGCATTTGTAAATGAAAAGCTGGTCCCGATAATTGGCAACATTTGTATGGACATGTTAATGCTCGATATTAGCGGAGTGGAAACAAAACCGGGCGATGTGGTTGAATTTTTCGGTCCGCATATTTCAATTACAAAACTGGCCGAACAAGTTGGTACTATTCCATACGAAATATTAACCGGCATATCGCAGCGGGTAAAACGCATTTACGTGCAGGAGTGA
- a CDS encoding Crp/Fnr family transcriptional regulator translates to MLNSELGLKDIVENPKSIFYLLNQEEKEELQHHISLSHYKKNEFIFKEGDKPNGFLLLVDGKVKIFKEGVGGREQIIRMTKPLGLIGYRALLGEETHNGSAVTLEESLICTVSPDFIFNRALKNSDFSHKIIRKLCKELGFSNARTVTLTQKHIRGRLAESLILLKDKYGFEHDGTTLRAFLSREDIANLSNMTTSNAIRTLSTFASEKVIAIDGRKIRILDTNRLERISKLG, encoded by the coding sequence ATGTTAAATTCAGAACTGGGGCTAAAAGATATTGTTGAAAATCCGAAGTCAATATTTTATCTTTTAAATCAAGAAGAAAAAGAGGAACTTCAGCATCATATTTCGCTTTCGCATTATAAAAAAAATGAGTTTATTTTTAAAGAAGGTGATAAACCAAATGGGTTTTTACTGTTGGTAGATGGGAAGGTCAAAATTTTCAAAGAAGGGGTTGGTGGTCGCGAACAAATTATTCGGATGACCAAACCACTTGGACTAATCGGTTACCGTGCATTGCTGGGAGAAGAAACACACAATGGTTCGGCTGTTACTTTGGAAGAGTCGTTGATTTGTACAGTTAGTCCCGATTTTATTTTCAACCGCGCATTAAAAAACAGCGATTTTTCGCACAAAATAATTCGTAAGCTCTGTAAAGAACTTGGTTTTTCGAATGCCCGGACCGTTACACTTACACAAAAACACATTCGGGGCAGGTTGGCTGAATCATTGATTTTATTGAAAGACAAATACGGTTTTGAACACGACGGAACCACCTTGCGAGCTTTCCTTTCGCGTGAAGACATTGCCAATCTTTCGAACATGACCACATCGAATGCAATACGTACCTTATCTACTTTTGCCAGCGAAAAGGTGATTGCCATCGATGGTCGCAAAATCAGAATTCTGGACACCAATCGTTTGGAGCGAATCAGTAAATTAGGATAA
- a CDS encoding NAD+ synthase has protein sequence MKVTFAQLNYTIGDFEGNSEKIISEIEKSKKEGVDMVLFSELSVTGYYPHDLLEKKEFIQKAEDAVAVIAKSCVGIAALVGAPRINENERGKKLFNSAFFLAEGKIQSVHNKTLLPTYDIFDEYRHFEPNRSFEVVEYKGEKIAVTICEDLWDEQPTANEFGKDKLYEVSPMEELARFNPDFVVNLSASPFSYNQEGWRKNVLISKAKKYDVPILYCNQVGAQTELIFDGGSVFIDKNGDIVKELKYFEEDRLVVDTGNIGEKQVKEKAGYIEKIHDALVLGIRDYFRKMGFKQATLGLSGGIDSAVTVVLAVRALGAENVRVLLMPSKYSSDHSIEDARVLAENLGIRYDIVNIQSAVDEFEKTLAPLFEGTSPGVTEENIQARARGIYVMAISNKFGHILLNTTNKSESAVGYGTLYGDMNGGMAVLGDVYKMDVFKLSRFMNKDSEVIPENTIVKPPSAELRPDQKDTDSLPDYKDLDEMLFNYIELNKSPKEITALGFDEEVVRRVIRMVNMNEYKRFQAAPILRVSSKAFGFGRKMPLVARY, from the coding sequence ATGAAAGTTACATTTGCCCAGTTGAATTATACCATTGGCGATTTTGAAGGAAACTCGGAAAAAATAATTTCTGAAATTGAAAAGTCGAAAAAAGAGGGAGTTGATATGGTTCTTTTTTCGGAACTGTCGGTAACGGGTTATTATCCGCACGATTTGTTGGAAAAAAAGGAGTTTATACAAAAAGCCGAAGATGCGGTTGCTGTAATTGCCAAAAGTTGTGTGGGGATTGCCGCATTGGTGGGTGCACCCCGTATAAACGAAAACGAACGGGGCAAAAAACTTTTTAACTCGGCTTTCTTTTTGGCCGAAGGAAAAATACAGAGTGTACACAATAAAACCTTGTTACCCACTTACGATATTTTTGATGAATACCGTCATTTTGAGCCCAACCGTAGCTTTGAAGTAGTGGAGTACAAAGGCGAAAAAATTGCCGTAACCATTTGCGAAGATTTGTGGGATGAACAACCCACCGCCAACGAATTTGGGAAGGACAAACTGTACGAAGTTTCACCCATGGAAGAGCTGGCGCGGTTCAATCCCGATTTTGTGGTGAATTTATCGGCATCGCCTTTTTCGTATAACCAGGAGGGCTGGCGTAAAAATGTATTGATTTCGAAAGCAAAAAAATACGATGTGCCTATTTTGTATTGTAACCAGGTGGGTGCACAAACCGAGTTGATTTTTGACGGGGGATCGGTTTTTATTGATAAAAACGGAGACATTGTTAAGGAACTAAAGTATTTTGAAGAAGACCGACTGGTGGTTGACACGGGCAATATTGGAGAAAAACAGGTTAAGGAGAAAGCCGGTTACATTGAAAAAATACACGATGCACTGGTTCTGGGAATTCGCGACTATTTCCGGAAAATGGGTTTTAAACAGGCCACACTTGGATTGTCGGGTGGAATTGACTCGGCGGTAACTGTGGTGTTGGCAGTTCGTGCACTGGGGGCCGAAAATGTGCGTGTACTTTTAATGCCGTCGAAATATTCGAGCGACCATAGTATTGAAGATGCCCGTGTTTTGGCTGAAAATCTTGGCATTCGCTACGATATTGTAAATATTCAGAGTGCAGTTGATGAATTTGAAAAAACACTTGCACCGCTGTTTGAAGGAACTTCGCCCGGTGTAACTGAAGAAAATATACAAGCGCGTGCCCGTGGAATTTATGTAATGGCTATTTCGAATAAGTTTGGGCATATTCTGTTAAATACAACCAACAAAAGCGAAAGTGCCGTAGGTTACGGAACATTGTATGGCGATATGAACGGAGGCATGGCAGTGCTGGGCGATGTGTATAAAATGGATGTATTTAAACTATCGCGTTTTATGAATAAGGACAGTGAAGTGATTCCTGAAAATACGATTGTAAAACCACCTTCTGCCGAATTGCGCCCCGATCAAAAAGACACCGATTCGTTGCCCGATTATAAAGATTTGGACGAGATGCTTTTTAATTACATCGAGTTAAATAAATCGCCAAAGGAAATTACTGCCTTGGGCTTCGACGAGGAAGTTGTACGTCGGGTGATTCGAATGGTGAATATGAACGAATACAAACGTTTTCAGGCAGCACCTATTTTAAGAGTAAGTTCAAAAGCTTTTGGATTTGGCCGGAAAATGCCATTGGTTGCCCGTTATTAA
- a CDS encoding DUF6261 family protein, with translation MILTFNLSGLTNAELLSFAQSLDALLAPLGETISVIYDPFKHALVVCVDTSANAIAKQVAQQQTEALGAADLKRDNVFRGVKYITQAYLLHPNAEKQEAAVELEKVIAKVGWNLNREGYDEQSSLMKTLLKELTGKQAARVALLGMTDYVDLLNTSQAEFDTLRQEQLEHNTEMEQISSMTAVRGDLEQSIKDLLEILPGYYRMTNNDALGTVLPKIKELIDRTV, from the coding sequence ATGATTTTAACTTTCAATCTTTCGGGGCTAACAAATGCCGAATTGCTGTCGTTTGCCCAAAGCCTCGATGCCCTGCTTGCACCGCTTGGCGAAACAATTTCTGTTATTTACGATCCGTTTAAACATGCCCTGGTGGTGTGTGTAGATACCTCGGCCAATGCCATTGCGAAGCAGGTGGCGCAACAACAAACCGAAGCTCTGGGGGCAGCCGACCTGAAACGCGATAACGTGTTTCGCGGGGTAAAATACATTACCCAGGCCTACCTGTTGCATCCCAATGCCGAAAAACAGGAAGCTGCCGTAGAGCTGGAAAAAGTAATTGCCAAAGTGGGCTGGAACCTTAACCGCGAGGGCTATGATGAACAGTCGTCATTGATGAAAACCTTGTTAAAGGAACTCACCGGTAAACAGGCTGCACGCGTGGCTCTGTTAGGCATGACAGATTATGTTGATTTGCTCAACACTTCGCAAGCCGAATTTGATACGTTGCGTCAGGAGCAGTTGGAGCATAACACCGAAATGGAACAAATAAGTTCGATGACAGCTGTGCGTGGCGATTTGGAGCAAAGCATAAAAGATCTGCTTGAAATTCTACCGGGCTACTACCGCATGACCAACAACGACGCTCTTGGCACGGTTCTTCCAAAAATAAAAGAACTAATCGACCGCACGGTATAG
- a CDS encoding transposase, which translates to MSRNYKFHNPDGVYFVSFAIIEWLDVFTRNEYKKIILDSLHYCQKEKGMEIFAWCIMSSHVHLVFRSSGEQKPELLHGDFKRFTSKAIVKAIINNPQESRKEFLLEHFQRVANKTSNVNKYQFWRHDNNPVELWSNKVIDEKINYIHNNPVDEGLVFRAEDYLYSSAADYAGEKGILDDVIVVK; encoded by the coding sequence ATGAGCCGTAATTATAAGTTTCATAATCCTGACGGTGTATACTTTGTGAGTTTTGCAATAATTGAATGGTTAGATGTATTTACTCGAAATGAATACAAAAAAATCATTCTCGATAGTTTACATTATTGTCAGAAAGAGAAAGGGATGGAAATATTTGCATGGTGCATAATGTCAAGTCATGTTCATCTGGTTTTTAGGAGTTCGGGAGAACAGAAACCAGAGTTACTTCATGGAGACTTTAAACGATTTACCAGTAAAGCAATTGTAAAAGCAATAATAAATAATCCCCAAGAAAGCAGGAAGGAATTTTTGTTGGAACATTTTCAGCGTGTAGCGAATAAAACATCAAATGTAAATAAGTACCAGTTTTGGAGGCATGACAATAACCCGGTTGAATTATGGAGCAATAAAGTTATTGATGAAAAGATTAATTACATCCATAATAATCCTGTTGACGAAGGACTGGTATTTAGAGCAGAAGATTATTTATACAGTAGTGCAGCCGATTATGCAGGAGAAAAAGGAATATTAGATGATGTTATTGTGGTTAAATAG
- a CDS encoding DUF1080 domain-containing protein yields MKKVFSFLLAAAFVFTLSCKSSKTGGSAGVNQLTKKEKEEGWVLLFDGKTSDGWKGNNKDHFPTGWEIVDGTLHCIGSGSGEAGARDGGDILTTKEFSNFRLKLEWKISEGGNSGIFYLGKEHEGWPIYKTAPECQVLDNEKHPDARMGKDGNRQAGSLYDLIPAQPQNARPVGEWNEIEIEVYKGSVWHRQNGKTVVEYHLWTDDWKEMVKDSKFPGLNPDWANVAKSGVIGLQDHGDDVWYRNIKILEQ; encoded by the coding sequence ATGAAAAAAGTTTTCTCATTTTTATTAGCCGCTGCTTTTGTGTTCACTCTCTCGTGTAAGAGTTCAAAAACCGGAGGTTCGGCTGGTGTAAATCAATTAACAAAAAAAGAAAAAGAAGAAGGTTGGGTATTGTTATTCGACGGCAAAACCAGCGATGGATGGAAAGGCAACAACAAAGATCATTTTCCTACAGGCTGGGAAATTGTTGACGGAACATTGCACTGCATTGGATCGGGCTCTGGTGAAGCCGGCGCACGTGATGGTGGCGATATTCTTACAACCAAAGAATTTTCGAATTTCCGTTTAAAATTAGAGTGGAAAATTTCGGAAGGTGGTAACTCAGGTATTTTTTATTTGGGAAAAGAACACGAAGGATGGCCGATTTACAAAACTGCTCCTGAATGTCAGGTGCTGGATAACGAAAAACATCCTGATGCACGTATGGGAAAAGACGGTAACCGCCAGGCTGGTTCGTTGTACGATTTAATTCCTGCGCAGCCGCAGAATGCTCGTCCTGTGGGCGAATGGAACGAAATTGAAATTGAAGTGTACAAAGGAAGTGTTTGGCACCGCCAAAACGGTAAAACAGTTGTTGAGTACCACTTGTGGACAGATGACTGGAAAGAAATGGTGAAAGACTCAAAATTCCCTGGTTTAAATCCTGACTGGGCCAACGTTGCAAAATCGGGAGTTATCGGGTTGCAAGATCATGGCGACGACGTTTGGTATCGTAACATTAAGATTTTAGAACAATAA
- a CDS encoding ATP-dependent 6-phosphofructokinase — translation MSNSTKPKRIGILTAGGDCPGLNAAIRGVGKTAIVEYGMEVLGFNAGYSGLINRDYTELKESQLSGILTLGGTILGTSREKPFKIDKNSNEDEHKPEKIVQTYKDLGLDCVVCIGGNGTMKTAHMLGNEGLNIIGIPKTIDNDVWGTDVTFGFDSAVQIATDAIDRLHTTANSHQRVMIIEIMGHNAGWLALYSGLAGGGDIILLPELNYNIRSVCKKIEARYESKKPYSIVVVAEGIDHPKGSSAASHVAEAIQTYTGIETRETVLGYIQRGGSPTPMDRILATRYGAFAAQCIADENYGTMVAIKNNELTTVPLEEVGGKLRLVDANFPLIEKARKMGVSFGDEYL, via the coding sequence ATGAGTAATTCAACAAAACCAAAAAGAATTGGAATATTAACTGCCGGCGGCGATTGTCCGGGACTTAATGCAGCCATTAGAGGAGTAGGAAAAACAGCAATAGTTGAATACGGAATGGAAGTACTGGGATTTAATGCCGGTTATTCGGGATTAATTAACCGCGACTACACAGAATTAAAAGAATCACAGCTCTCGGGAATCCTTACTTTGGGAGGTACCATTTTAGGAACTTCGCGCGAGAAACCTTTTAAAATTGACAAAAACAGCAATGAAGACGAGCACAAACCTGAAAAAATAGTTCAGACATATAAAGATTTAGGATTGGATTGTGTGGTTTGCATTGGAGGTAACGGAACCATGAAAACAGCACACATGCTTGGCAACGAAGGTTTAAATATAATTGGTATTCCGAAAACCATTGATAATGATGTTTGGGGAACCGACGTTACTTTTGGTTTCGACTCGGCGGTGCAGATTGCTACCGATGCCATCGACCGTTTACACACCACTGCCAACTCGCACCAACGTGTAATGATTATTGAGATTATGGGTCACAATGCCGGTTGGCTGGCACTTTATTCAGGACTTGCAGGGGGTGGCGATATTATTTTATTGCCCGAATTAAATTACAACATTCGCTCGGTGTGTAAAAAAATTGAAGCCCGCTACGAAAGCAAAAAACCCTATTCTATTGTTGTGGTTGCCGAAGGAATTGATCATCCGAAAGGAAGTTCGGCGGCATCGCATGTGGCAGAAGCCATTCAAACATACACCGGAATTGAAACCCGTGAAACGGTTTTGGGTTACATTCAGCGTGGTGGTTCACCAACTCCAATGGATCGTATTTTGGCTACTCGTTATGGTGCTTTTGCTGCGCAGTGTATTGCCGACGAAAATTATGGAACCATGGTTGCTATAAAAAACAACGAATTAACTACTGTTCCTCTTGAAGAGGTAGGTGGCAAATTGCGTCTGGTAGATGCCAACTTCCCGCTTATAGAGAAAGCCCGTAAAATGGGTGTTTCTTTTGGGGACGAATACTTGTAA
- the rsmG gene encoding 16S rRNA (guanine(527)-N(7))-methyltransferase RsmG, whose product MEIIRKYFPHLSETQIELFTQLEPLYAEWNAQINVISRKDFSEFYERHVLHSLAIAKLIRFVGKTKILDVGTGGGFPGIPLAILFPDVDFHLVDSIGKKIKVVNGVAASLGLKNVRAEQIRAEQLKDKYDFVVSRAVTRLPEFVPWIQKNISKKNLNALPNGVIYLKGGDLTQEIKPYRKKVFVQDLSEYFEEEFFETKKVLHLPL is encoded by the coding sequence ATGGAGATAATTCGAAAATACTTCCCTCATTTAAGCGAAACCCAGATTGAACTGTTTACACAGTTGGAACCACTTTATGCCGAGTGGAACGCACAAATTAACGTAATCTCGCGAAAAGATTTTTCGGAGTTTTACGAAAGACATGTTTTGCACTCGCTTGCCATAGCAAAACTTATCCGCTTTGTTGGAAAAACAAAAATACTTGATGTGGGTACCGGTGGCGGTTTTCCCGGAATTCCACTTGCAATACTATTTCCCGATGTTGACTTTCATTTGGTTGATTCAATTGGGAAAAAAATTAAGGTGGTAAACGGAGTGGCTGCTTCACTTGGTTTAAAAAATGTAAGAGCGGAGCAAATAAGGGCTGAGCAGTTAAAAGATAAATACGATTTTGTGGTTAGCCGGGCTGTAACGCGTTTGCCGGAGTTTGTGCCATGGATTCAAAAAAATATTTCGAAGAAAAACCTGAATGCTTTACCCAATGGTGTAATTTATCTGAAGGGCGGAGATTTAACTCAGGAAATTAAACCGTATCGGAAAAAAGTATTTGTACAGGATTTAAGTGAATACTTTGAGGAGGAGTTTTTTGAAACAAAAAAAGTGTTGCATTTACCTCTGTAA
- a CDS encoding sigma-70 family RNA polymerase sigma factor: MSEQTLILSEKARQDYELVKAALNGDEKAFARLLTRYKDTIYFMLLKMVNNRSDAEDLTLEAFGKAFKSLHQYSPTYAFSTWLFKIASNNCIDFLRKKKGVHVSLESDDQNENGEQLKLKAKDLNPEERLIRQQKAILLRNVVRKLKPRYQILVELRYFREFSYEEIAKELDLPLGTVKAQLFRAREMLFKMIEYTEIGQKDD, encoded by the coding sequence ATGAGCGAACAAACATTAATATTGTCCGAAAAAGCCCGCCAGGATTACGAACTCGTAAAAGCTGCTCTCAATGGCGACGAAAAAGCATTTGCCCGTTTGCTTACACGATACAAAGACACCATTTATTTTATGCTGCTTAAAATGGTGAACAACCGCAGCGATGCCGAAGACCTCACTCTCGAAGCTTTCGGAAAAGCATTTAAAAGTCTTCACCAGTATTCGCCAACCTACGCATTTAGTACCTGGCTTTTTAAAATTGCATCGAATAATTGCATCGATTTTCTACGCAAGAAAAAAGGTGTACATGTATCGCTGGAAAGTGATGATCAGAATGAAAACGGTGAACAATTAAAACTGAAGGCAAAAGATCTAAATCCGGAAGAACGATTAATTCGTCAGCAAAAAGCAATTCTGTTGCGAAATGTAGTTCGAAAACTCAAGCCACGTTATCAAATTCTGGTCGAACTTCGATATTTTAGAGAGTTTTCGTACGAAGAAATTGCAAAAGAGTTAGATTTGCCGCTCGGTACTGTAAAAGCTCAACTTTTTAGAGCACGCGAAATGCTGTTTAAAATGATTGAGTACACCGAGATTGGACAAAAAGACGACTGA